In Cryptococcus neoformans var. grubii H99 chromosome 9, complete sequence, a genomic segment contains:
- a CDS encoding NAD kinase, whose translation MPDTRPSTPPPSSSVRGSRAPQPSPYLNVPTTARMRHPAAPSPLSKCDPTLENPRSISAMSSPDHTSLAAPSTSALAVPEASPCFIHSHLDRHGSLQDWLKNKSANNRTHFVPDSPTSSKARSNHGQHHHTNTNEPVLQSDVPFPSHNNQGNISSPPSASQPSSPRDNASHVSLSRKGPPFNGYESDQSSVNEYGTRTPNLLNGLIGDGLLEGDDEGNGSLTKQLAETAQGVREMSKELGRTKVRSRIQNVLIVTKARDNRLIKLTRELALYLMQKRPTASPDGSSSRHGNGSRDRGLVVYVDAQLQTSKRFDAAGLQREYPHLFVPMARQRSSSSASVNTLSHISAFSSTTSMGEAAKQATNGEGQLRYWTSELCSATPHLFDFVITLGGDGTVLFTSWLFQRIVPPVLPFALGSLGFLTNFDFYKYKETIDKVVDEGIRVNLRMRFTCTVYRAVASGDIAVSKSKKRKAIKKPGGEILMSRVDKGGWESLEGPTPAVSPSEFEGEDKEIMCYSTRPVEQFEVLNDLVVDRGPSPYVSLLELFGDEHHLTTVQADGLTVSTPTGSTAYSLSAGGSLAHPQIPAILITPICPHTLSFRPMLLPDSMELRVCVPYNSRSTAWASFDGRGRVELKQGDHIKVTASKYPFPTVCADKASTDWFSSISRTLRWNEREKQKSFVVVEEASDPPERSGDRKEDAKKDLFEEGRAKQKFEKDAKASGDLVESEDEEDDEEEIFDIDDKSGPSSPPVQQQQQPTKNEMFPHQLHYLLSSHQNGLETPNRFVTPYSAPPALSQRHLVEAIHKAEIHEKEKEKGQRDSIGENPAPLRVDKSRHPSQLGRTVSQSTEEAEAERVEREEKLRKEETPKHGQQQRHHHHHHHHHHHHGHKPKRTPSNLAEKVADCKAKAFAFFGQDDDSASDCSGSEE comes from the exons ATGCCCGATACGCGTCCGTctactcctcctccttcgtcttctgtCCGAGGTTCACGCGCCCCTCAACCGTCTCCATATCTAAATGTACCAACGACGGCTCGAATGCGCCATCCCGCCgcaccttctcctctaTCTAAGTGCGACCCGACGCTCGAAAACCCGAGATCCATTAGTGCGATGTCGTCTCCCGACCACACGTCACTTGCAGCACCTTCCACTTCTGCCCTGGCTGTCCCTGAGGCATCACCTTGCTTTATTCATTCACATCTGGACAGACATGGCTCCCTTCAGGATTGGCTGAAGAATAAGAGCGCGAATAATAGGACACATTTTGTGCCCGATTCACCCACTTCTTCGAAAGCTCGCTCGAACCACGGACAGCACCATCATACAAATACTAATGAACCAGTTCTCCAGTCCGACGTCCCATTTCCATCCCATAATAACCAAGGAAATATATCTTCGCCCCCTTCCGCGTCGCAACCATCCAGTCCTAGAGACAATGCGTCCCATGTTAGTCTTTCCCGTAAGGGACCACCATTCAATGGCTACGAATCTGATCAATCGAGCGTGAATGAATACGGGACAAGGACGCCTAACTTGCTCAATGGTCTAATAGGTGATGGGTTACTGGAAGGCGACGATGAAGGGAATGGAAGTCTCACGAAGCAATTGGCGGAAACTGCCCAGGGTGTCAGAGAAATGAGCAAAGAACTTG GCCGCACCAAGGTTCGCTCGCGAATCCAAAACGTCCTTATAGTGACGAAAGCCCGTGACAATCGGCTAATTAAACTCACTCGGGAGCTGGCCCTGTATCTCATGCAAAAACGCCCGACGGCGTCACCAGACGGGAGCAGTAGTCGTCACGGTAATGGATCTCGTGACCGCGGCTTAGTCGTTTATGTCGATGCCCAATTGCAGACATCGAAGCGATTCGATGCTGCAGGGCTTCAGCGCGAATATCCTCACCTTTTTGTGCCGATGGCGAGACAAcgatcttcttcatccgcGTCTGTCAACACATTATCACATATCTCAGcattctcatcaacaactAGTATGGGTGAGGCCGCCAAACAGGCAACTAACGGCGAAGGACAATTGAGATACTGGACTAGTGAACTTTGTTCCGCCACACCACATTTGTTTGACTTTGTCATCACT cttggtggtgatggtaCCGTGCTTTTTACATCTTGGCTATT CCAACGAATCGTCCCTCCAGTCCTTCCCTTTGCCCTTGGATCTTTGGGTTTCCTCACAAACTTTGATTTCTATAAATACAAGGAAACCATTGACAAAGTGGTAGACGAGGGCATTCGCGTGAATCTGCGTATGCGATTCACTTGCACTGTCTATCGAGCTGTAGCATCAGGAGATATTGCTGTTTCCAAAAGCAAAAAACGGAAGGCGATCAAGAAGCCTGGGGGGGAGATTCTGATGAGTCGTGTAGATaaaggaggatgggaaagcTTAGAGGGACCGACTCCAGCTGTATCGCCCTCGGAGTTTGAGGGTGAAGATAAGGAAATCATGTGTTATTCAACCCGCCCTGTGGAGCAATTTGAGGTGTTAAATGACTTAGTGGTTGACCGAGGACCCAGCCCCTACGTCAGCTTGTTAGAACTATTCG GTGATGAGCATCATCTCACAACTGTACAGGCCGATGGCCTTACTGTTTCTACCCCCACAGGGTCTACGGCTTACTCATTATCTGCTGGAGGCTCGCTTGCTCATCCGCAGATCCCTGCTATTCTCATCACACCCATCTGTCCGCATACTCTTTCTTTCCGGCCCATGCTGCTACCAGACAGCATGGAGTTGAGAGTGTGTGTTCCATACAACTCTAGAAGCACTGCTTGGGCTAGTTTTGATGGTAGAGGGCGGGTGGAGCTCAAAC AGGGCGATCACATTAAGGTTACTGCATCAAAATATCCCTTTCCCACTGTCTGTGCCGACAAAGCCTCTACTGACTGGTTTTCGTCCATCTCCCGTACTTTACGATGGAACGAACGTGAGAAACAAAAATCCTTCGTGGTTGTGGAGGAAGCTAGCGATCCTCCGGAGAGATCAGGGgacaggaaggaagatgcgAAAAAGGACCTGTTTGAAGAGGGCCGAGCTAAACAAAAATTTGAGAAAGATGCAAAGGCTAGCGGGGATCTGGTGGAGAgcgaggacgaagaggatgacgaagaggagatatTCGATATTGACGA TAAATCCGGTCCGTCGTCGCCTCCTGtgcaacaacagcagcagccgACCAAAAATGAGATGTTCCCACATCAACTCCATtatcttctctcatcccATCAAAACGGGCTAGAAACGCCGAACCGATTCGTTACGCCGTATTCAGCTCCTCCTGCACTATCGCAGAGACATCTCGTGGAGGCTATCCACAAAGCTGAGATTCacgaaaaggagaaagaaaagggacAGCGTGATAGTATAGGGGAAAATCCGGCTCCATTACGTGTAGACAAATCTAGACATCCCAGCCAGTTGGGGAGAACGGTTTCGCAGAGCacagaagaagctgaggcCGAAAGAGTCGAGCGGGAAGAGAAGttgagaaaggaggagacaCCCAAACATggacaacaacaacgccatcatcatcaccaccaccaccatcatcatcatcatggacATAAGCCGAAACGTACACCCTCGAACTTGGCCGAAAAGGTGGCTGATTGTAAAGCCAAGGCGTTTGCATTTTTTGGACAG GATGATGACTCAGCTTCCGATTGCAGTGGTTCAGAGGAATAA
- a CDS encoding telomere length regulation protein, whose protein sequence is MVTMTFEVSLKQLRDFLRLPAPSLEDLTFQISATLLTLHIHPTSLPPSSIPSTDLKALARYLPAVQNLLLQDVLQHFVSILDDRSQELLRGLFVPQKKVEGLEIRRNIALVSYFTLPSYLNAPKQDHPTLSKPMRSFFISLLDTLSTEFGLDDLYHTIFPNKERITKEGKDGVRTLQWEDALRSIVSIPAKTGNAIGRWELEEADKVDVPVTLLPRPYFDRLGRHLESLLYEISQHPSPDVTPLRLVIEKLSSIGLLTSQSPNASSRTPSLLYSLLPSLLSHLHPPSSSPLPPYPPTFLPSVFLPLPSSILSTFINALTTHLSFYLIDPANPLEPHKPDGRIKRAVQVFQSIVGNAEVGSEAWQAVVQSVMTKKGKSRMGLGEWREQARNRLIVGWIAQGGDAAVKAFIEIIVDTWTDPKYVKFSMFSEQFSLTHVLLLSLSLLPTYSSWLIQLSHRSRFILAFQSYLSHPDPSIRRLGMVVGEIMSELTILETEDGQSEKKKQEGEIEELRKGLEVDEDNVDMKPKTTATGSGRVRLKFKGMWDGNGDGREESRWLRDNVGVKDANAITVGDDEQWLLGWKDVPSSPTVEPQPVSESSRGRRATRPANTEPSSPKPREKKPKIIMLDPDQQDDPLSGYASSSPSSSRAPSPTPEYLDEIAADPSLGLDEANKKKVKRPVYIPQLVALLKERDKPESVEMGLNWGEGLVRAKREFGTELAENAVGVTLMVLGLNDSFDIEGFEEKKQGLLNALIACAPKQVAPFLCEQYFNPQFSLQHKASILTALAMGARELAGLSVPQAPRTTRSIDFPSKTLPPTLHNKYISSADIPLNRLLGYDPDNQLDQAIDGIRNLILSKGARKGEETVSELAREKRLRVDEIRRPKIAPVNSHASSQMGRLARPPVVAFKDIAAEIFILPLINRFWQHFQDSSTREERAVMMGARYRAAGAGMVLSPMAMEKFMMALALMLDAARYSPLWLSVICPEALELAVTIGIRHPPRPLLSGEEGIDPSRAEAQVLSAALELTLVCLDISVDLDGGRTLAMDKAVLVMAVGEWASGVFKVESEGGEVSAGQGGRIEGKIKAEAAGVVVKVGEIGEKWGHMGMDMGF, encoded by the exons ATGGTCACAATGACCTTTGAAGTCTCCCTTAAACAATTACGCGACTTTTTACGTCTCCCAGCGCCTTCCCTCGAAGACTTGACCTTCCAGATTTCCGCAACTCTTTTGACCTTACACATACATCCCACATCTTTACCGCCATCTTCGATCCCTTCTACAGACCTCAAAGCTTTGGCCCGATATCTCCCAGCAGTACAAAATCTGCTACTTCAAGATGTTCTGCAACACTTTGTCTCTATCCTCGATGACCGAAGCCAAGAATTACTGCGGGGACTTTTCGTCCCGCAGAAAAAAGTCGAAGGATTAGAGATTCGAAGGAACATCGCCTTGGTCTCGTACTTCACCCTTCCTTCGTATCTTAATGCGCCAAAACAGGATCATCCCACCCTTTCTAAACCGATGAGATCATTTTTCATATCGCTGCTTGATACGCTGTCGACAGAGTTTGGGCTAGATGACCTTTATCATACTATATTTCCAAACAAAGAAAGAATAACAAAGGAGGGCAAGGATGGGGTGAGGACCTTACAATGGGAAGATGCTTTAAGGTCAATTGTCAGCATTCCGGCTAAAACAGGGAATGCCattggaagatgggagctggaagaagcagacAAGGTAGACGTCCCAGTCACTTTATTACCAAG ACCCTACTTTGATAGATTAGGAAGACACTTGGAAAGTCTCTTGTATGAGATATCGCAACATCCGTCACCGG ATGTGACACCTCTGAGGCTAGTCATCGAGAAGCTTTCCAGCATCGGTCTGCTCACCTCTCAATCCCCTAATGCCTCCTCTAGAACTCCGTCTTTATTGTACTCTCTATTACCATCGCTGCTTTCACATCTCCacccaccatcttcttctcctttacCTCCTTATCCACCCACTTTTTTACCATCAGTGTTTCTGCCATTGCCCTCGTCGATTCTCTCGACCTTTATCAACGCCCTTACTACGCACTTATCGTTCTACCTGATTGACCCCGCCAATCCATTGGAACCGCACAAACCGGATGGGCGTATCAAACGCGCCGTTCAGGTATTCCAATCAATCGTTGGCAACGCCGAAGTCGGCAGTGAAGCTTGGCAAGCAGTAGTGCAAAGTGTAATGacaaagaaaggaaagtcTCGTATGGGACTAGGAGAGTGGAGAGAGCAAGCACGGAACAGATTGATCGTGGGTTGGATCGCacaaggaggagatgcAGCGGTAAAGGCTTTTATCGAGATCATAGTAGACACTTGGACGGACCCAAAATACGTCAAATTCTCAATGTTCTCTGAACAATTTA GTTTAACacatgtcctcctcctttcgCTTTCATTACTCCCAACATACTCTTCTTGGTTAATCCAACTCTCACACCGTTCTCGGTTTATCCTTGCCTTCCAATCATATCTCTCACATCCTGATCCTTCCATACGACGGTTAGGAATGGTGGTCGGGGAGATTATGAGTGAACTTACAATACTGGAAACCGAGGATGGTCAGtcggagaaaaagaagcaagaggGCGAAATTGAGGAACTGCGAAAAGGGCTAGAGGTTGACGAAGACAACGTGGACATGAAGCCCAAGACGACAGCCACTGGAAGTGGACGTGTGCGACTCAAGTTCAAAGGTATGTGGGATGGGAATGGCGAcgggagggaggagagtaGATGGTTAAGAGACAATGTGGGAGTCAAAGATGCCAATGCTATAACCGTCGGCGATGACGAACAGTGGTTGCTTGGCTGGAAAGATgtcccatcctctcccacaGTCGAGCCACAGCCAGTGTCTGAATCTTCACGTGGCCGCCGGGCTACTAGACCTGCCAACACGGAaccatcttcacccaaACCACGAGAGAAGAAACCAAAGATTATAATGCTTGATCCCGACCAGCAGGACGATCCTCTCAGTGGCTatgcctcttcatctccctcttcttcgcgaGCCCCATCGCCCACCCCGGAGTATCTCGACGAAATTGCCGCCGACCCGTCCCTAGGATTGGACGAAGCCAACAAGAAAAAAGTTAAGAGGCCTGTGTATATACCGCAGCTGGTGGCACtattgaaggagagggataAGCCAGAAAGTGTGGAAATGGGTCTGAATTGGGGTGAAGGTCTTGTCCGGGCAAAGAGAGAGTTTGGCACTGAGCTCG CTGAGAATGCAGTTGGTGTCACTCTGATGGTTCTGGGGCTAAACGACAGTTTCGATATAGAAGgttttgaagaaaagaagcaagGGTTGTTAAACGCACTTATCGCGTGCGCCCCCAAACAGGTGGCACC ATTCCTCTGTGAACAATACTTCAACCCTCAATTCTCGTTACAACACAAGGCTTCTATTCTCACCGCCCTCGCTATGGGGGCGCGAGAACTCGCGGGTCTGTCTGTCCCTCAAGCACCTCGTACAACCCGATCCATCGACTTCCCTTCCAAGACCCTTCCTCCAACGCTGCACAACAAATACATTAGCAGCGCAGATATCCCTTTAAACCGGTTATTGGGCTATGACCCCGACAACCAACTTGATCAAGCCATTGATGGAATACGGAATCTTATTCTGTCAAAGGGTGCGCGCAAAGGTGAAGAAACCGTGTCAGAGTTGGCTCGTGAAAAGCGTCTACGGGTGGACGAGATCAGGCGGCCAAAGATCGCACCTGTCAACTCGCATGCATCCTCGCAAATGGGCCGACTTGCTCGACCTCCTGTGGTAGCTTTCAAAGACATTGCAGCCGagatcttcatccttcccctcaTCAATCGCTTTTGGCAACATTTTCAGGATTCTTCCACTCGTGAAGAGAGAGCGGTAATGATGGGCGCTCGGTATAGAGCTGCTGGGGCGGGTATGGTTCTTTCCCCTATGGCTATGGAGAAATTCATGATGGCGCTCGCATTGATGCTAGATGCTGCAAGGTACTCCCCACTATGGCTGAGTGTCATTTGCCCAGAAGCACTTGAGCTTGCGGTGACAATAGGAATTAGACATCCACCAAGGCCCTTGTTgagtggagaagagggtaTAGATCCTTCTCGTGCCGAGGCACAAGTCCTTTCTGCTGCGCTGGAACTCACGTTGGTCTGTCTAGACATCTCTGTTGACCTGGACGGAGGTAGGACTTTGGCAATGGACAAGGCCGTGCTAGTAATGGCTGTAGGAGAGTGGGCAAGCGGGGTGTTCAAGGTAGAGAGCGAGGGCGGTGAGGTCAGTGCAGGTCAAGGTGGGAGAATTGAAGGAAAGATCAAAGCCGAAGCAGCTGGGGTAGTGGTGAAGGTTGGAGAGATCGGTGAAAAATGGGGGCATATGGGAATGGATATGGGCTTCTGA
- a CDS encoding polysaccharide synthase Cps1p gives MLYLTADKFPVFVPFGVIGFYRYLWYIIRLLARATYRPIPLPENPTYVAHEDVTIIVPTIDAGEEFKDAARSWLAGNPKEIIIVTEAKMEGPLQDLANQVDPERIRVLTVPAANKRLQMSHGIRNTTTDIIVFADDDAIWPETLLPYVLACFEDQQIGGVGTSQRVKAVNSRMTVWEVLAAFRLTIRNIEIASSTHIDGGIPCLSGRTAAYRTIILKDPDFLHGFTNDFWLGKYHLNSGDDKFLTRWMVSHGWNTYVQVCKEAELLSTMKPNWRFLLQVLRWTRNTWRSDFRSIFTERYVWTKHPYVAYTMIDKFINPLTLLVGPCLVIYLIVKSTKDVLDGGYHLAAWDIVVSYLVWLMCTRTLKLLPHLWNNPKHIIYVPAFIAFGYYFAIMKLYALFTLHETGWGTRAGIGNITEATMAAEKENEAANFARQQRQDFQYPETSARRKA, from the exons ATGTTGTATCTCACAGCAGACAAATTTCCAGTCT TCGTGCCATTTGGTGTTATTGG ATTCTACCGATATCTCTGGTACATCATCCGTCTTTTAGCTAGAGCAACCTACCGTCCCATTCCATTACCCGAAAATCCCACCTATGTTGCACATGAAGATGTAACGATCATCGTCCCCACCATTGACGCCGGTGAAGAGTTTAAAG ACGCTGCCAGGTCATGGCTTGCCGGTAATCCCAAGGAAATCATCATTGTCACCGAAGCCAAGATGGAAGGTCCTCTGCAAGACCTTGCGAACCAAGTCGATCCCGAGCGTATTCGTGTCCTTACTGTCCCTGCCGCCAACAAACGTCTACAGATGTCCCACGGCATTCGTAACACCACCACGGATATCATTGTCTTTGCCGATGACGATGCTATCTGGCCGGAGACTCTGTTACCCTATGTCCTTGCTTGTTTTGAGGATCAGCAAATTGGAGGCGTTGGAACAAGTCAGCGAGTTAAGGCAGTCAACTCACGGATGACTGTTTGGGAAGTTCTTGCCGCGTTTCGATTGACCATTCGAAACATTGAAATTGCCTCCTCTACACACATTGACGGTGGTATCCCTTGTCTTTCTGGTCGAACGGCTGCCTACCGTACTATTATCCTCAAGGATCCCGATTTCCTTCATGGTTTCACTAATGACTTCTGGCTTGGCAAATATCACCTTAACTCTGGCGATGACAAGTTCCTCACCCGATGGATGGTGTCTCACGGTTGGAACACCTACGTCCAGGTCTGCAAAGAGGCTGAACTGCTGTCCACTATGAAGCCCAATTGGCGTTTCCTTTTGCAAGTCCTGAGATGGACTCGAAACACTTGGCGATCCGACTTCCGATCGATCTTCACTGAGCGATACGTCTGGACAAAGCACCCCTATGTTGCCTACACTATGATTGACAAATTTATCaaccccctaacccttCTCGTCGGACCTTGTCTGGTCATCTATTTGATTGTCAAGAGTACAAAAGACGTTTTGGACGGTGGCTACCACCTTGCAGCTTGGGATATTGTCGTTTCT TATCTCGTCTGGCTGATGTGCACAAGAACGCTGAAGCTCTTACCTCATTTGTGGAACAACCCTAAGCACATCATCTACGTCCCCGCTTTCATTGCCTTTGGTTACTACTT TGCGATCATGAAACTGTACGCGTTGTTTACTTTGCATGAAACTGGATGGGGTACTCGTGCTGGTATCGGAAACA TCACCGAGGCTACTATGGCGGCCGAAAAAGAGAACGAGGCCGCCAATTTTGCGCGACAACAACGGCAGGACTTTCAATATCCCGAGACCTCTGCGCGCAGAAAAGCATGA